From the genome of Solanum dulcamara chromosome 12, daSolDulc1.2, whole genome shotgun sequence:
CCTAAGGtgaaatttcttcaagttctcaaaacttTGAACTGCGAAAAAGTACTTCCGTGACTTCAAATATAAGTAGTTTCCAAATTTCTGAATAGAACAGCTGTTCACTCATTACTTCAACCAGGAGTTGTTTGACCACCTAACTAAGTATTAATTTCACATAGAATGCTACAGACTATAGAATGGAAAAACACAATCAAATGCACATGCGCATTCAGCATCACATATCATAACAATCTGTAAGAAACACAAATCTCCCATTACCTCAACACCTGCACCACGATGGTAATCCATAGTCAAGGTTTCAGCAGTCCGTTTTCCCTCGTCATAGCAGCTCCTAACACCTAGATATTTCAAGACACTCAAAAACATCACTAAAACCATCTGACAGAACAACTTACAAACAAAACCAAAAACAAATTATTGCAGCCGCTACTCACCTATTGGATTCACATTTCCCCAATATGTTTCCTTTTGTGGATGCTCAAGTGGATCACCATAAACCTCACTTGTACTAGTAAGCAAGAACCTTGCACCAATTCTCTTGGCAAGACCCAACATGTTAAGAGTACCCATCACATTTGTCTTGTAATCAAAATTAAGGATCTCAAGTAcattcaaattaaaaaagaatataaaacGGCACTTAAACATGTCGGAAATTCCTTTATAATTATCATTTAACTCCTAAGCACTGACAATGCAAAGCATAAACAATCTAACTACTTAAAATCCAATTACAAGTAACTTTCTATAAAATCATGGATTTATAACTCACAAAAGATGGTAAATTTCATACTACAGCCTGTAAATCCATGCACGCCCCCATcacaaagaaacaaaaaaaacatgCTTGTATACATAGCGAAATAACGAAAAAACAATCCAAGTGCTAATGTAGACAAGGGATATAATAGTTTTGACGGGATTATACTTGTAATGAACAGGCGAAGCAGGACAAGCCAAATGGTAGATCTGATCTACTTCCAACAAAATAGGTTCAACAACATCATGCCTAATAAGCTCAAATCTATGATCCCCAAAATGATGCATCACATTTTCTTTCCTCCCAGTAAAGAAATTATCAATCACAATAACATCATCACCTCTCTTAATCAACTTATCAACCAAATGACTCCCAACAAAACCCGCCCCACCAGTCACCACAACCCGCATCCGTTTCTTCCCAATCCCAACTGGTACCCTCCCTGTTACACTCCCCCGACTCCTATACGGCGTCGTAACAGTAGATGTATGAGTTAGGCTAGGAACCGAATCGAACCCTTGATAAGATTTGGGTATTGGAGAAGATGGGGTAAGGAGAGAGAGGCTTGGTTGAAGGATGAAGAAAGTTGAACCAATAAGAATACCCACAAGGATAAAGATAAGTCTTTGCTCTTTAAGAAGGTAATTAATGGATCTTGGAAGAGATCTGGGATGTTTGAAGGTCTTTGGAGAAGAAGGTGGGGTGTTTTGTGACATTATTgtcatttcttcttctcttctgtGATTCATGCTTGATTGTGTATGCAATTTCATggcttttttcttcttcttttacgaTTTGCGGTGAGAAATTCTTGGGGAATTTTTCAGGTAAAAACAGAGTATATTGTTTTCAGAATCAGAAAAAGCAGACCTTTTTTGTGTATATAAATGGTTGCATTTCTTGCAGAAAGGAATATTGTTGTCTATAAGGTAGCAGAACAGATTAGCTCAATTTTCACTTTTCCATACTTCTTGGAGAAggccaaaaaatattttccacaaatttattttccaaaacttttttttctttctaaagtTGTCTGGTGGAAAATACGGAAAATGTGAGTTAGctgttttttctattttttaattattttttggagctaaagataaaaatacatctgaatta
Proteins encoded in this window:
- the LOC129875939 gene encoding UDP-glucuronic acid decarboxylase 1-like, giving the protein MKLHTQSSMNHRREEEMTIMSQNTPPSSPKTFKHPRSLPRSINYLLKEQRLIFILVGILIGSTFFILQPSLSLLTPSSPIPKSYQGFDSVPSLTHTSTVTTPYRSRGSVTGRVPVGIGKKRMRVVVTGGAGFVGSHLVDKLIKRGDDVIVIDNFFTGRKENVMHHFGDHRFELIRHDVVEPILLEVDQIYHLACPASPVHYKYNPVKTIKTNVMGTLNMLGLAKRIGARFLLTSTSEVYGDPLEHPQKETYWGNVNPIGVRSCYDEGKRTAETLTMDYHRGAGVEVRIARIFNTYGPRMCLDDGRVVSNFVAQAIRKQPMTVYGDGKQTRSFQYVSDLVDGLMALMDGEHIGPFNLGNPGEFTMLELAEVVKEVIDPSATVEFRANTADDPHKRKPDISRAKELLNWEPKVPLRDGLPLMVNDFRNRILNEDEGKGN